In Paenibacillus phoenicis, one genomic interval encodes:
- a CDS encoding ATP-binding protein, whose translation MKQVQIPKRLTTALVNSLTAGVVPRVGLEHIAVGRKPEVASILQDMDNIAEGGAAFRLITGRYGSGKSFLLQMIRNYAMDRDFVVADADLSPERRLVGTKGQGLATYRELMMHLSTRTRPDGGALETMLQKWIAALQQEQMQATGLRPGDPQLHDAVELRIYAVTNEMQNLVHGFDFAKVLAAYWSGYKLGDDDRKAAALRWLRGEVPTKTEARQELGVGVIIDDDNWYDYMKLWAEFAVRIGYCGLLLFIDEGVNLYKITNSISRQSNYEKILTMFNDTMQGKAQYLGIFLGGTPQFVEDERRGLFSYDALRSRLIDGRYSSGTRRSYTSPILKLDMLSHEEILLLLQKLREIHAIHFGYTMRLTDEQLIAFMQAAVNRLGAEELLTTREVVRDFMDVLHLMHQQPELSFEELMGEREQEYAASANQGDKNKDGTDELDDFLAEFEL comes from the coding sequence ATGAAACAGGTGCAAATCCCCAAGCGGCTGACCACCGCGCTCGTCAATTCCTTGACGGCCGGGGTCGTGCCGCGGGTCGGGCTGGAGCATATCGCGGTCGGGCGTAAACCGGAGGTGGCGTCGATCCTGCAGGACATGGACAATATTGCGGAGGGCGGGGCGGCTTTCCGTTTGATCACAGGGCGTTACGGAAGCGGGAAGAGCTTCCTGCTCCAGATGATTCGCAATTATGCGATGGACCGCGATTTCGTGGTGGCTGACGCCGATCTTTCGCCGGAGCGCCGGCTGGTCGGCACAAAAGGGCAGGGGCTGGCAACCTATCGGGAGCTGATGATGCATTTATCCACCCGAACGCGGCCTGACGGCGGCGCGCTGGAGACGATGCTGCAGAAGTGGATCGCCGCTCTCCAGCAGGAGCAAATGCAGGCCACCGGCCTGCGTCCCGGTGATCCGCAGCTGCATGATGCGGTGGAGCTGCGAATTTATGCGGTGACCAACGAGATGCAAAACCTCGTGCACGGTTTTGACTTTGCCAAGGTGCTGGCGGCCTACTGGTCGGGCTATAAGCTTGGCGACGATGACCGGAAAGCCGCGGCTTTACGCTGGCTGCGCGGCGAGGTGCCAACCAAAACGGAGGCGCGCCAGGAGCTGGGCGTCGGCGTGATCATCGACGACGACAACTGGTACGACTACATGAAGCTGTGGGCGGAATTTGCAGTGCGCATCGGGTATTGCGGGCTGCTGCTGTTCATCGATGAGGGCGTCAATCTGTACAAAATCACGAACAGCATCTCCCGCCAAAGCAATTACGAGAAGATCCTGACGATGTTCAACGACACGATGCAGGGGAAAGCCCAGTACCTCGGCATCTTCTTGGGCGGCACGCCGCAGTTCGTGGAAGACGAGCGGCGCGGGCTGTTCAGCTACGATGCCCTGCGCTCGCGGCTGATCGATGGGCGCTACAGCAGTGGGACGCGCCGTTCGTATACGTCGCCGATCCTGAAGCTGGACATGCTGTCGCATGAGGAAATTTTGCTCTTGCTGCAGAAGCTGCGCGAGATTCACGCGATCCATTTCGGTTACACGATGCGCCTGACCGATGAGCAGTTGATCGCCTTTATGCAGGCGGCGGTGAACCGCTTGGGTGCCGAGGAGTTGCTCACGACCCGGGAGGTCGTGCGCGATTTTATGGATGTGCTGCACCTGATGCACCAGCAGCCGGAGCTGTCGTTCGAGGAACTGATGGGCGAACGGGAGCAGGAATATGCGGCGTCTGCGAACCAAGGGGACAAGAACAAGGACGGCACCGACGAACTGGACGACTTTTTGGCGGAGTTTGAGTTATGA
- a CDS encoding DEAD/DEAH box helicase encodes MSGTSPFSRLAPFIQEYIYRKRWDSLRDAQIEACRVLFDTPHHLLIASGTASGKTEAAFFPALTELYHRPSESVGILYIGPLKALINDQFERIKELLRDGEVPVWHWHGDVAQAEKTKLMQRPSGVLQITPESLEGLLMNRPNAIPALFHDLRYIMIDEVHAFMGADRGIQVISQLTRLERMASCKPRRIGLSATLGDYEIAARWLGAGTPQPVEVVSPPGGRKLKLSVEHFSFPDARDEREAEHLELAKQKYYNFIYDNTHRKKALVFTNSRTDAELTTLELRRIAAKREERDVFHVHHGSISAMLREETEAALRSGPGPAVAAATVTLELGIDLGELERVIQLGAPYSCSSFVQRLGRSGRRGDQASEMMFLCAEEEDEDAQLPARMPWTLLRAIAVIELYVRERWVEPVELRKKPVGVLYHQTMSTLKSIGEAEPADLARAVLTLPAFRGVEPEEYKALLQYLLQTDHIQQTEEGTLIIGLGGEKVVNNFRFYAVFKDDEEHVVYNGSEEIGSITTVPPPGYCFSLAGKLWKVEEVDSKHKAVYVKSSRGKVDTLWLGAGGDVHTRVMQKMRQVLEEHTLYPYLAPGAANRLERARRLARESGLLNSPVIPAGGDSLFILPWAGSKQFRTLERLLKHNLSDPMGLRQVVPMEPYYMVVSGRAGAKELLAAIEAELASIPHPEALLAASEAPYLGKYDEFVPHELVRRAFAVDGLDVKGLAEALEAAQKPSDLHSAKASKNSEA; translated from the coding sequence ATGAGCGGGACGAGCCCTTTTTCCCGGTTGGCGCCGTTTATTCAAGAATACATTTACCGCAAAAGATGGGACTCGCTGCGTGACGCCCAGATCGAAGCCTGCCGCGTGTTATTTGACACGCCGCACCATCTTCTCATCGCATCAGGCACCGCGTCGGGGAAGACGGAAGCGGCCTTTTTCCCTGCGCTTACGGAGCTCTATCATCGGCCTTCGGAGTCGGTTGGCATTCTTTACATCGGACCGTTAAAGGCGTTGATTAACGATCAGTTCGAGCGGATCAAGGAGCTGCTGCGAGACGGGGAAGTGCCGGTCTGGCATTGGCACGGCGACGTCGCCCAAGCGGAGAAAACCAAGCTGATGCAGCGCCCCAGCGGTGTCCTGCAAATTACCCCCGAATCGCTGGAAGGGCTGCTCATGAACCGCCCGAATGCGATCCCGGCGTTGTTCCATGATCTGCGATATATCATGATCGATGAGGTGCACGCGTTTATGGGGGCCGATCGCGGGATTCAGGTTATCAGCCAGCTGACCCGATTAGAGCGTATGGCTTCCTGCAAGCCGAGACGAATCGGCTTATCAGCTACGCTTGGTGATTACGAGATCGCTGCCCGATGGCTTGGGGCGGGGACGCCGCAGCCGGTGGAGGTGGTCTCCCCGCCGGGCGGACGCAAGCTAAAGCTGTCGGTGGAGCATTTCTCCTTCCCGGATGCCCGCGACGAACGGGAAGCAGAGCATTTGGAGCTGGCCAAGCAGAAGTATTATAACTTCATTTACGACAACACCCATCGCAAAAAAGCACTCGTCTTCACCAACAGCCGCACGGACGCCGAGTTGACCACGCTGGAGCTCCGCCGGATTGCGGCAAAGCGGGAGGAGCGTGATGTGTTCCATGTCCATCACGGCAGCATTTCTGCGATGCTGCGTGAAGAGACCGAGGCCGCGTTGCGCTCCGGCCCCGGCCCGGCGGTAGCCGCAGCGACGGTGACGCTGGAGCTCGGCATCGATCTGGGCGAGCTGGAGCGGGTCATCCAGCTCGGTGCACCGTACAGCTGCTCCAGCTTCGTGCAGCGGCTGGGCCGCTCTGGCCGGCGCGGCGATCAGGCGTCGGAGATGATGTTCCTCTGCGCAGAGGAAGAGGATGAGGACGCCCAATTGCCGGCACGCATGCCGTGGACGCTGCTGCGGGCGATCGCCGTCATCGAGCTGTATGTGCGCGAGCGCTGGGTGGAGCCGGTCGAGCTGCGCAAGAAGCCGGTTGGCGTGCTGTACCATCAGACGATGAGCACGCTTAAGAGCATCGGCGAAGCGGAACCGGCGGATTTGGCCCGGGCTGTACTGACGTTGCCGGCGTTTCGCGGCGTTGAGCCCGAGGAGTACAAGGCGTTGTTACAGTACCTGCTGCAAACCGACCATATCCAGCAGACCGAGGAAGGCACGCTGATCATCGGACTCGGCGGAGAGAAGGTCGTAAATAACTTCCGCTTCTACGCTGTCTTTAAAGATGACGAGGAGCATGTCGTCTACAACGGCTCTGAGGAAATTGGCAGCATCACCACTGTGCCGCCGCCTGGCTATTGCTTCTCTTTGGCCGGGAAGCTGTGGAAGGTCGAGGAAGTGGACAGCAAGCATAAAGCGGTGTACGTCAAATCCTCGCGCGGCAAGGTGGATACGCTATGGCTTGGCGCCGGGGGAGATGTCCATACCCGGGTCATGCAGAAGATGCGCCAGGTATTGGAGGAGCATACTTTGTACCCGTATCTTGCTCCGGGCGCGGCCAATCGCTTGGAACGGGCGCGCCGGTTAGCCCGGGAGAGCGGGCTGCTTAACAGTCCTGTGATTCCGGCAGGCGGCGATTCGCTGTTTATTTTGCCGTGGGCGGGAAGCAAGCAATTTCGCACCCTGGAACGATTGCTGAAGCACAACTTGTCGGATCCAATGGGCCTGCGCCAGGTCGTGCCGATGGAACCCTATTATATGGTCGTGTCGGGGAGAGCAGGCGCCAAGGAGCTGCTTGCTGCCATTGAGGCAGAACTCGCCTCGATTCCTCACCCGGAGGCGCTGCTAGCTGCGTCGGAAGCCCCTTATCTGGGCAAATACGACGAGTTTGTGCCGCATGAGCTGGTACGGCGCGCTTTTGCCGTGGACGGGCTGGATGTAAAGGGATTAGCCGAAGCTTTGGAAGCGGCGCAGAAGCCAAGTGATTTACACTCCGCGAAAGCATCCAAGAACTCCGAAGCTTGA
- a CDS encoding pentapeptide repeat-containing protein — protein sequence MSKKTKMSPPQLTAELMEADWEDVLDDEDHELVGATVAGASYEYGSIEKCILSKVMLRGCSFVGTTFERMDMTDVVLENCDLSNAVLENAIIHRVHFKDCKLTGLNLSKVNAGSVMFERCIMNLSDFVEASLKQVRFHDCSLQNANFYSAKFKEVELLNSDLNEADFNDTSLKGMDISTCTFERVDIPAYALAGCTVSPEQAIGFAKLLGLIVK from the coding sequence ATGAGCAAAAAAACGAAAATGAGTCCCCCACAGCTTACGGCTGAATTAATGGAAGCCGATTGGGAGGATGTGCTGGACGATGAGGACCATGAGTTGGTTGGAGCTACGGTGGCGGGCGCATCCTATGAGTACGGGAGTATCGAAAAATGTATTTTATCCAAAGTGATGCTTCGGGGCTGTTCCTTTGTGGGTACCACTTTTGAGCGGATGGACATGACCGACGTCGTGCTGGAAAATTGCGATTTATCCAACGCGGTGCTGGAGAATGCCATTATCCACCGGGTGCATTTTAAAGACTGCAAGTTGACGGGGCTGAATCTGTCCAAAGTGAATGCCGGCTCCGTGATGTTTGAGCGTTGCATCATGAATTTAAGCGACTTCGTGGAAGCCTCCTTGAAGCAGGTGAGATTTCATGACTGTTCTCTGCAGAACGCGAATTTTTACAGCGCCAAATTTAAAGAGGTTGAGCTGCTGAACTCGGATCTGAATGAGGCGGATTTTAACGATACCTCACTGAAGGGAATGGATATCAGCACCTGCACGTTTGAACGCGTAGATATCCCGGCCTATGCCTTGGCAGGCTGCACGGTTTCCCCGGAGCAAGCGATCGGCTTTGCCAAACTGCTTGGCCTGATCGTAAAATAA
- a CDS encoding PH domain-containing protein gives MRFKTKRDPLFVCLWLFFLLVANLVLLWPLLLDPQALTRTELVGIIVPDALVTLLLAWLALDISYVIREDLLFVKGGMFHSKIRYEDITRITRQPNIWLGYRLLFSRDAIEIHYRNGVLGSVVISPVDQERFIQELIRRNPSIQIADQS, from the coding sequence ATGCGATTCAAAACGAAACGGGATCCGTTGTTTGTATGCCTTTGGCTATTCTTTCTCTTGGTTGCTAATCTAGTGCTGCTTTGGCCGCTGCTTCTTGATCCGCAAGCGTTAACGCGAACGGAGCTTGTAGGGATCATCGTGCCCGATGCGCTCGTCACCCTATTGCTGGCTTGGTTAGCGCTTGATATCTCTTATGTGATCAGGGAGGATCTGCTGTTTGTCAAAGGCGGGATGTTTCATTCAAAAATTCGTTATGAGGATATCACTCGAATAACGCGGCAACCGAATATCTGGTTGGGATATCGGCTCTTATTCTCGCGGGATGCGATCGAAATCCATTACCGGAACGGTGTCCTGGGCAGCGTCGTCATTTCGCCGGTGGATCAGGAGCGGTTTATTCAAGAGCTGATTCGCCGGAACCCCTCCATCCAAATCGCCGATCAATCCTGA
- a CDS encoding RICIN domain-containing protein yields the protein MLKRGKPILLFLVLTLLVVFVPVPNTTSAAPNWQLVWSDEFNGSSLNRGVWTPEIGTGQNGWGNNELQYYTDRPQNVQVTGGNLVITAQRENYEGRNYTSARIKTQGLKSFQYGKIEARIKLPTGQGIWPAFWMLGENFRDVGWPYCGEIDIMEHVNNESVVHGTVHWDANGYASYGRASGNLDFSQFHTYSIEWDPSYIRWFVDGVQYNEIYIANGTGNTEEFQKPFFILLNLAVGGNWPGSPNGSTPFPAQMLVDYVRVYQDQGGSSPVLENGAVYTIASKVSGKVLDVVDVSTADGAKIQQWTNYSASNQRFRLESTGDGYYKLTAIHSGKVLDVPSASTAAGVQLQQWTDNGTDAQRWRIVDAGGGYFKLISKASGLVMDVSGASTADGAAVQQWTDNGTDAQKWMFTKVN from the coding sequence ATGCTAAAACGCGGTAAACCGATTCTCCTCTTTCTGGTGCTCACCCTCCTGGTCGTCTTTGTCCCCGTCCCCAACACGACAAGCGCGGCTCCCAACTGGCAGTTGGTATGGAGCGATGAATTTAACGGTTCCTCGTTGAATCGCGGCGTTTGGACGCCCGAAATTGGCACCGGCCAGAACGGATGGGGGAACAACGAACTTCAATATTATACCGACAGGCCGCAAAACGTACAGGTGACGGGAGGCAATCTGGTCATCACTGCCCAACGGGAAAATTATGAAGGAAGAAACTACACCTCTGCACGAATCAAAACCCAAGGCTTAAAGAGCTTCCAATACGGCAAAATCGAAGCCCGCATTAAGCTTCCAACCGGACAAGGCATTTGGCCGGCGTTCTGGATGCTGGGCGAAAACTTCAGAGATGTCGGTTGGCCTTACTGTGGTGAAATCGACATTATGGAACATGTCAACAATGAATCGGTTGTCCATGGTACCGTCCATTGGGACGCCAATGGATATGCCTCTTATGGCCGGGCCTCGGGCAATTTGGATTTCTCTCAATTCCATACGTACTCCATTGAGTGGGACCCGAGCTATATCCGCTGGTTCGTTGACGGCGTTCAGTACAATGAGATCTATATCGCCAACGGAACCGGGAATACAGAAGAATTCCAGAAGCCGTTCTTCATTCTGCTGAATCTCGCCGTCGGCGGCAACTGGCCGGGCAGCCCGAACGGGTCGACACCTTTTCCTGCACAAATGCTTGTGGATTATGTTCGCGTCTATCAGGATCAAGGGGGTTCCTCGCCCGTCCTTGAGAACGGTGCCGTATACACCATCGCCTCCAAAGTCAGCGGCAAGGTACTGGATGTCGTGGATGTCTCCACTGCGGACGGGGCTAAAATTCAACAGTGGACCAACTATTCCGCCAGCAACCAACGCTTCCGGCTGGAATCCACGGGCGATGGCTATTATAAGCTGACCGCCATCCATAGCGGCAAGGTGCTGGACGTCCCTAGTGCAAGCACAGCCGCAGGCGTGCAGCTGCAACAATGGACGGATAACGGCACCGATGCACAGCGATGGCGAATCGTAGATGCAGGCGGCGGATATTTCAAGCTGATCTCCAAAGCCAGCGGATTGGTCATGGATGTGTCTGGCGCTTCAACAGCGGACGGGGCGGCGGTCCAACAGTGGACCGATAACGGCACGGATGCGCAGAAGTGGATGTTTACGAAGGTAAATTAA
- a CDS encoding GNAT family N-acetyltransferase, with translation MNLRILEESDASIYQSLRLQGLQVNPEAFGSTFEREADFTMDMVTERIKPTEDRFVLGAFDEHGTLAGIVTFIRESSPKTRHKGNVFGLLVTPGMRGKGIGQALMEELLARAKRMEGLEQLNLTVVSTNDSARRLYESLGFQRYGTERRALKWDGAYFDEDYMALRLE, from the coding sequence ATGAATCTGCGAATATTAGAGGAGAGCGACGCGTCGATCTACCAAAGCCTTCGCTTGCAAGGATTGCAGGTAAATCCGGAAGCCTTCGGCTCTACCTTCGAGCGGGAGGCGGACTTTACAATGGACATGGTGACGGAGCGCATCAAACCAACCGAAGACCGCTTTGTGCTAGGCGCGTTCGACGAGCACGGGACCTTAGCCGGCATCGTTACGTTTATTCGAGAAAGTTCCCCAAAAACCCGGCATAAAGGAAACGTGTTTGGTTTATTAGTAACCCCCGGGATGCGTGGGAAGGGGATAGGTCAGGCGCTGATGGAAGAACTCCTTGCGAGAGCCAAGCGGATGGAAGGGCTGGAACAGCTGAATTTAACGGTGGTCTCTACAAATGATTCGGCACGAAGGCTTTACGAATCTCTCGGGTTTCAGAGGTATGGAACCGAGCGAAGAGCCTTGAAATGGGATGGAGCCTATTTTGATGAGGATTATATGGCGTTAAGGCTGGAGTGA
- a CDS encoding RDD family protein: MILALKRLFAYWIDFTMLAVILVSLQWLINAAASGFPFDDFDKGIEIELWVLATMSLPVWSYFTVMELRDGQTFGKKWLNLRVTNRRGEPIRLWQALARTAVRLLPWEMTHAIILVPEPWWSVETPAHPGWIYLPNGLMIVYLVILFSTKGSRTCHDLVAGTKVNPSAREREITDEVF, translated from the coding sequence ATGATACTCGCCCTGAAGAGGTTATTTGCCTATTGGATCGATTTCACAATGCTGGCAGTCATTTTGGTGTCTTTGCAATGGCTGATAAATGCCGCCGCTTCCGGCTTTCCCTTCGACGATTTCGACAAGGGGATTGAAATTGAGCTTTGGGTGCTGGCCACGATGTCGTTGCCCGTATGGAGTTATTTTACTGTGATGGAGCTGCGCGATGGACAGACGTTTGGGAAAAAGTGGCTTAATCTACGCGTTACGAACCGCCGGGGGGAGCCGATCCGGTTATGGCAAGCTTTGGCTAGAACGGCGGTGCGCCTGCTTCCCTGGGAGATGACCCACGCCATCATTTTGGTGCCCGAACCTTGGTGGAGCGTGGAAACGCCGGCTCATCCAGGCTGGATTTACTTGCCGAACGGTTTAATGATCGTTTATCTTGTGATATTATTTTCCACTAAGGGAAGCCGGACCTGCCACGATCTGGTTGCTGGCACGAAGGTGAATCCAAGCGCACGAGAGAGGGAGATAACCGATGAAGTATTTTAA
- a CDS encoding GNAT family N-acetyltransferase, with the protein MKYFKKLVGSRLYLSPVNPEDAETYARWINDLTVSIRLGTSREVIGLQREKSFLEDMAKEGQNYAIVQLDGDQLLGNCSLFAIDHVRRVAEAGIFLGDEGQRGQGYGTEALQLLCEYGFKILNLNNIMLRVFEFNQPAIRCYEKAGFRVFGRRSQSYYVNNTYFDEIYMELLRDDCQTNFLDAKLPRRE; encoded by the coding sequence ATGAAGTATTTTAAGAAGCTGGTGGGGTCCAGACTGTACCTGTCCCCGGTGAATCCGGAGGATGCGGAGACTTACGCTCGGTGGATCAACGATCTAACCGTTTCCATCCGGCTCGGTACTTCCCGTGAAGTGATCGGGTTGCAACGGGAGAAGAGCTTTTTGGAAGACATGGCCAAGGAAGGCCAAAATTACGCGATCGTTCAGCTGGATGGAGACCAACTGCTAGGCAACTGTTCGTTATTTGCCATCGATCATGTCCGCAGAGTGGCTGAGGCTGGGATCTTCTTGGGAGATGAGGGACAGCGGGGGCAAGGGTACGGTACCGAGGCGCTTCAGCTCCTATGCGAATACGGATTCAAGATCCTGAACCTCAACAACATCATGCTGCGCGTCTTTGAGTTCAATCAACCGGCCATCCGATGCTATGAAAAAGCGGGCTTCCGCGTGTTTGGCCGCAGATCGCAAAGCTACTACGTGAACAATACCTACTTCGATGAAATCTACATGGAACTGCTGCGGGACGATTGCCAGACGAATTTTCTGGATGCTAAGCTGCCCCGCCGTGAATAG
- a CDS encoding alpha/beta hydrolase — MKASTLKFPSHWKTEMSVRYIQVTDSNRKLVVLFPGKNYSCDKPTLHYAALAARECGYDILALEYGYQAARKELEYREIPQVIEDCEHAIRQVIGSYEEIVFISKSLGTVVAGEVHRRLGVRAEEIRHIYLTPISDTLPYIHETQAVVVYGTKDDVFPPGLASRLKASERLKIVPIPGANHVLETERVEESLEILRKLTVLYKEVLLGGAEDQD; from the coding sequence ATGAAAGCATCCACTCTGAAGTTTCCTTCCCATTGGAAGACCGAGATGAGCGTAAGATATATCCAAGTCACGGATTCCAATCGAAAGCTGGTGGTTTTGTTTCCCGGCAAAAATTACTCTTGCGATAAACCCACGCTGCATTATGCCGCGCTTGCAGCCAGGGAGTGCGGATATGATATTCTGGCGCTGGAGTACGGTTATCAGGCCGCCCGTAAGGAGCTCGAGTATCGGGAGATCCCGCAGGTTATTGAGGATTGCGAACACGCGATACGGCAGGTCATCGGCAGCTATGAAGAAATTGTGTTTATCAGCAAAAGCTTGGGGACGGTGGTGGCTGGCGAAGTTCATCGCAGATTGGGGGTCAGAGCAGAGGAAATCCGGCATATTTATCTGACGCCAATTTCTGATACCCTCCCGTACATCCATGAAACTCAAGCGGTTGTCGTATACGGTACGAAGGATGATGTGTTTCCACCCGGATTGGCAAGCCGTCTGAAGGCATCCGAACGGCTGAAGATTGTGCCGATCCCCGGCGCTAACCATGTCTTGGAAACGGAACGGGTGGAGGAAAGCTTGGAAATTTTACGAAAGCTCACCGTTTTATATAAGGAAGTACTGCTTGGTGGAGCGGAGGATCAGGACTAA
- a CDS encoding NUDIX hydrolase translates to MSETEMFDIYTKDMKKLGTASREEVHAKGWWHQTFHCWIIKRDAQGEIYLLFQRRHPNKDVFPLLLDTSCAGHLQAGEDAKDGIRELEEELGLAVPVEDLTYLGRVAQEHFPSPDLIDREVNHVFIYENEKPLLDYRIQTEELTGLYWVGMLAFQELRRGERDELTSTGVYVDEANGVLKEKQATWRLTDFTPNSDEYYQMLFDRITALF, encoded by the coding sequence ATGAGCGAAACTGAAATGTTTGACATCTACACGAAGGATATGAAGAAGCTGGGTACAGCCTCTAGAGAAGAGGTCCATGCAAAAGGGTGGTGGCACCAAACCTTTCATTGCTGGATCATTAAACGGGATGCCCAGGGTGAGATTTATCTGTTATTTCAACGGCGTCATCCCAACAAAGACGTATTCCCGTTGCTATTGGATACTTCCTGCGCAGGTCATCTCCAAGCCGGAGAAGACGCAAAGGACGGTATCCGTGAATTGGAGGAGGAGCTTGGGTTAGCGGTGCCGGTCGAGGATCTGACTTATCTCGGCAGGGTAGCTCAAGAGCATTTTCCTTCACCCGATTTGATCGACCGTGAGGTCAACCATGTCTTTATCTACGAAAATGAAAAGCCCTTGCTCGATTACCGCATCCAGACCGAGGAACTGACCGGGTTGTATTGGGTGGGCATGCTGGCTTTTCAGGAGCTGCGCCGCGGGGAACGCGACGAGCTGACGTCAACGGGAGTTTACGTGGATGAAGCCAACGGGGTTCTGAAGGAAAAACAGGCCACGTGGCGGCTCACGGATTTTACGCCCAATTCGGACGAGTATTATCAAATGTTATTTGACCGGATTACCGCCTTATTCTGA
- a CDS encoding putative immunity protein produces the protein MHLESRKFVDVKIKRAIADQAEQMDQRTLALWAAECAERVLPCFEAARPKDLRPRQAIEAARAWVRGEVSMAAARAAAVAAHNAAHDAGHASAGAAARAAGHAAATAHVAGHAAHSATYAAKAIAYAADNAEAAKARAEQERQWQLRRLLELGT, from the coding sequence ATCCACTTGGAATCCAGGAAGTTTGTTGATGTGAAAATCAAACGGGCCATCGCAGACCAAGCGGAGCAGATGGACCAGCGAACGCTGGCGTTATGGGCGGCGGAATGCGCGGAACGCGTGCTGCCTTGCTTCGAGGCGGCACGGCCGAAGGACCTGCGGCCGCGGCAGGCGATCGAAGCGGCGCGCGCTTGGGTGCGCGGCGAAGTCAGCATGGCCGCGGCGCGCGCGGCGGCGGTTGCGGCGCATAACGCGGCGCATGATGCCGGCCATGCCTCCGCCGGCGCTGCGGCGCGAGCCGCCGGCCACGCGGCGGCTACCGCGCATGTGGCGGGGCACGCGGCGCACAGCGCCACCTACGCCGCCAAGGCGATCGCCTATGCTGCGGACAACGCGGAAGCGGCCAAAGCAAGGGCCGAGCAGGAGCGGCAGTGGCAGCTCCGTCGGTTGCTGGAATTGGGGACATAA
- a CDS encoding DUF4085 family protein produces MAAWIREWKGNWDAEWKRRCDEYRDRYEQIMQNLPADARQLWENVRFHDARIQVFTPRDDGSVEIVLDEVGKEQFTRLIFQNVKSLRVEKPELLQGSMCLYEEIDWTEPHWFEFRLLLEAPREMHELSLVAGGVNIE; encoded by the coding sequence TTGGCTGCCTGGATCAGGGAGTGGAAAGGCAACTGGGATGCAGAATGGAAACGGCGTTGCGACGAATACAGGGATAGATATGAACAGATCATGCAGAACCTTCCTGCAGACGCTCGGCAACTTTGGGAGAATGTCCGATTTCATGATGCCCGAATCCAGGTATTCACTCCGCGCGATGATGGTTCCGTTGAGATTGTACTTGATGAGGTTGGTAAAGAACAATTCACGCGTCTTATTTTTCAGAACGTGAAATCACTTCGTGTGGAAAAGCCTGAGCTTCTGCAGGGCAGCATGTGCTTGTATGAGGAAATCGATTGGACCGAACCCCATTGGTTTGAGTTCCGGCTGCTGCTCGAAGCTCCGAGGGAAATGCACGAGCTTTCGCTGGTTGCCGGCGGCGTGAACATAGAGTAG
- a CDS encoding GNAT family N-acetyltransferase: MIVREAESGDLETLVRLFDEYRQFYEQASDLEGARSFLAERVSRRESVVFLAIDSVSGNAIGFTQLYPSFSSISMKRVWILNDLYVREEYRNQGAAKLLLEAAKSHAQRTDAKGLELSTAITNVRAQRLYETSGYDRDTEFYHYFLSLK; the protein is encoded by the coding sequence TTGATCGTCCGTGAAGCGGAATCCGGTGACCTGGAGACCTTGGTACGGCTGTTTGACGAGTATCGCCAATTTTATGAACAAGCCTCGGATCTCGAAGGAGCCCGTAGTTTTCTGGCGGAAAGGGTAAGCCGGCGCGAATCCGTCGTCTTTCTGGCCATCGATTCGGTCAGCGGGAACGCGATTGGGTTTACGCAGCTGTACCCGTCTTTTTCCTCGATCTCGATGAAACGGGTGTGGATATTAAATGATTTGTACGTGCGGGAGGAATATCGGAACCAAGGTGCGGCGAAGCTGCTCTTGGAAGCAGCAAAATCCCACGCTCAGCGGACGGACGCAAAAGGCCTAGAGCTGTCAACAGCGATCACGAACGTCCGGGCTCAGCGATTGTATGAAACAAGCGGGTATGATCGGGATACGGAGTTTTATCATTATTTTTTGAGCTTGAAGTAA